One window of the Triticum dicoccoides isolate Atlit2015 ecotype Zavitan chromosome 3B, WEW_v2.0, whole genome shotgun sequence genome contains the following:
- the LOC119277971 gene encoding amino acid permease 3-like, which translates to MWTASSHIITAVIGSGVLSLGWAIAQLGWVAGPAFMLLFSLVTYFTSSLLADCYRSGDQSTGKRNYTYMDAVNANLSGIKVQICGVLQYANIVGVSIGYTIAASISMLAIKRANCFHGNGHADPCKVSSAPYMIIFGVAQVFFSQIPDFDQISWLSMLAAAMSFTYSSIGLGLGIVQVIANGGVKGSLTGISIGTVTPMQKVWRSTQAFGDIAFAYSYSLILIEIQDTIRAPPPSESTVMKRATMVSVAVTTVFYMLCGCMGYAAFGDAAPGNLLTGFGFYEPFWLLDIANAAIVIHLVGAYQVYCQPLFAFVEKWAAKRWPESTYVTGEVEVPLFRTYKVNMFRATWRTAFVTATTVVSMMLPFFNDVVGFLGALGFWPLTVYFPVEMYVVQKKVPKWSTQWVCLQMLSLGCLAISLAAAAGSIAGIKSDLKVYHPFKT; encoded by the exons ATGTGGACGGCGAGCTCGCACATCATCACGGCGGTGATCGGGTCAGGGGTGCTGTCGCTGGGCTGGGCAATCGCGCAGCTCGGCTGGGTGGCCGGCCCTGCTTTCATGCTCCTCTTTTCGCTCGTCACCTACTTCACCTCCTCGCTGCTCGCCGACTGCTACCGCTCCGGCGACCAGAGCACCGGCAAGCGCAACTACACCTACATGGACGCCGTCAACGCCAACCTCAGCGGCATCAAGGTGCAGATTTGCGGGGTCCTGCAGTATGCTAACATCGTCGGGGTGTCTATCGGCTACACCATCGCCGCCTCCATCAGTATGCTGGCCATCAAGAGGGCTAACTGCTTCCACGGCAACGGCCACGCCGACCCCTGCAAGGTCTCCAGCGCGCCCTACATGATCATCTTCGGCGTGGCTCAGGTCTTCTTCTCCCAGATCCCCGACTTCGACCAGATCTCCTGGCTCTCCATGCTCGCCGCAGCCATGTCCTTCACCTACTCCTCCATCGGCCTCGGCCTCGGCATCGTCCAAGTCATAG CAAACGGAGGCGTGAAGGGCAGCCTGACCGGCATCAGCATCGGCACGGTGACGCCGATGCAGAAGGTGTGGCGGAGCACGCAGGCGTTCGGGGACATTGCGTTCGCCTACTCCTACTCGCTCATCCTCATCGAGATCCAGGACACCATCCGGGCGCCGCCACCGTCGGAGTCCACGGTCATGAAGCGCGCCACCATGGTCAGCGTCGCGGTGACCACGGTCTTCTACATGCTCTGCGGCTGCATGGGCTACGCGGCCTTCGGCGACGCCGCCCCGGGAAACCTCCTCACGGGGTTCGGCTTCTACGAGCCCTTCTGGCTCCTCGACATCGCCAACGCCGCCATCGTCATCCACCTCGTCGGCGCCTACCAGGTGTACTGCCAGCCCCTGTTCGCCTTCGTGGAGAAGTGGGCGGCGAAGAGGTGGCCGGAGTCTACATACGTCACCGGCGAGGTCGAGGTGCCGCTCTTCAGGACGTACAAGGTGAACATGTTCCGGGCGACGTGGCGGACAGCGTTCGTGACGGCGACGACGGTGGTGTCCATGATGCTGCCCTTCTTCAACGACGTGGTGGGGTTCCTGGGCGCGCTGGGGTTCTGGCCGCTCACCGTCTACTTTCCCGTGGAGATGTACGTGGTGCAGAAGAAGGTGCCCAAGTGGAGCACGCAGTGGGTGTGCCTCCAGATGCTCAGCCTCGGATGCCTCGCTATCTCCCTCGCCGCAGCCGCGGGGTCCATCGCCGGCATCAAATCCGACCTCAAGGTGTACCACCCATTCAAGACATAA